The following are encoded in a window of Candidatus Bathyarchaeum sp. genomic DNA:
- a CDS encoding YegP family protein has protein sequence MSAKYQIYKDIQEKYRFRLKSANNKIVVVSEAYENKTNCINGVKSIQQNCQANVEDKTLGQKINNPKYEIFVDVDLKFRFNLIAANGQIIGSSEAYNSKQGCKKGIEAVKNSCDAQIVDLTTTQENTVAPKKIEQCEHTETTGIAMMAPPNVAESGSVVTFEGWLINNKTGEGIKNATIDIIEYDRSFLPDKILISGSTAEDGSFSIEWKAHPGDWWDNSVEIYSKFSGKQNCKPTRSANYKIKVV, from the coding sequence TTGAGTGCAAAATATCAAATCTACAAAGACATACAAGAAAAATACAGATTCAGACTAAAATCTGCAAACAACAAAATAGTTGTCGTAAGTGAAGCTTACGAAAACAAAACCAACTGCATAAACGGCGTAAAATCCATACAACAAAACTGCCAAGCCAATGTGGAAGACAAAACCCTTGGACAAAAAATTAACAACCCAAAATATGAAATCTTTGTAGACGTGGATCTAAAATTTCGATTTAACCTAATTGCAGCCAACGGACAAATCATCGGATCCAGCGAAGCATACAACAGCAAACAAGGCTGCAAAAAAGGAATTGAAGCAGTAAAAAACAGCTGTGACGCCCAGATAGTTGATTTAACCACAACACAAGAAAATACTGTAGCCCCAAAAAAAATTGAACAATGCGAACACACTGAAACAACCGGAATCGCCATGATGGCTCCACCAAATGTTGCAGAATCAGGTTCTGTGGTAACCTTTGAAGGATGGCTAATCAACAACAAAACTGGAGAAGGAATAAAAAACGCAACAATCGACATTATAGAATATGACCGATCATTCTTACCCGATAAAATCTTAATTTCCGGCTCCACAGCAGAAGATGGCAGTTTCAGTATTGAATGGAAAGCACATCCCGGTGACTGGTGGGATAACTCGGTAGAAATTTATTCAAAATTCTCCGGAAAACAAAACTGCAAACCAACAAGAAGCGCAAATTACAAAATCAAAGTTGTCTAA
- a CDS encoding dodecin family protein: MSVVKVIELIGCSPTSWQEATKNALAEAAKTIKNIKSIYVKAVSANVENNKIVEYKANVKISFVVDQAL, translated from the coding sequence ATGAGTGTTGTGAAAGTTATTGAATTGATTGGCTGTTCTCCTACAAGTTGGCAAGAAGCAACAAAAAACGCCCTCGCAGAGGCTGCAAAGACAATAAAAAACATCAAATCAATCTACGTGAAAGCAGTCAGTGCTAACGTGGAAAACAACAAAATCGTTGAATACAAAGCAAACGTGAAAATATCTTTTGTCGTAGATCAAGCACTATAA
- a CDS encoding flippase, translating into MSNAINLAKASSKGGFHLFWGVALSSIISSISVMVVAGILQEGEYGLVGIALLAPNLIQIIRDMGIDQATIKYTAQYKHQNNPEKLKNILTVTITFEFLMGILLTIISYFLSGYIATHILNRPDITSLVQIASLSIFGTALFKASESAFVGYEKMHYQSISLIIQSSIKAILMISLVLSNFGVFGALLGHSLSYLIVGFVATALLYFKIYKKINLQNTKLQLLSTLKQMFQYGLPISASMIFGSFATQIYSFLIAIYLSNQTVGNYNLALNFTVIVAFFVTPVQTLLFPAFSKIDSKKEPQTLQSAFQSSVKYASLLVVPAAFMVMSLSQPAIATLFPGKYQQSPIYLSFYLILYIYTAFGNLSNPNLLKSQGETKLHLKLSIINAILGLVLAFILIPIFGVMGLISTILISALPYLIISTWWIKKAYNATINYKSSVKIIASSSFCAVLTYTAISFLQLPDFILLALGAIIYFISYIIITPLIGAITKTDTLTLKELIKSLGPLAKILNIPLNIIEKIAKK; encoded by the coding sequence TTGAGTAATGCTATAAACTTGGCTAAAGCTTCATCAAAAGGCGGATTTCACCTTTTTTGGGGTGTAGCCCTCTCGTCCATAATATCTTCGATATCTGTAATGGTAGTAGCCGGAATCCTGCAAGAAGGAGAATACGGCCTAGTCGGAATAGCCCTATTAGCACCAAACCTGATCCAAATAATCCGCGACATGGGCATCGATCAGGCCACAATAAAATACACTGCCCAATACAAACATCAAAATAACCCCGAAAAACTAAAAAACATCTTAACAGTAACAATCACCTTCGAATTTTTAATGGGAATATTACTAACAATAATTTCCTATTTCCTATCCGGATACATTGCAACACACATCCTCAACCGACCTGACATAACCTCACTTGTCCAAATTGCATCCCTGTCCATATTTGGAACTGCCCTGTTCAAAGCATCAGAGTCAGCCTTTGTCGGATACGAAAAAATGCACTACCAGAGCATAAGCCTGATCATACAATCCAGCATCAAAGCCATCTTAATGATCAGCTTAGTTCTATCAAACTTTGGAGTTTTTGGAGCCCTACTTGGACATAGCTTATCTTATTTGATAGTTGGATTTGTTGCAACTGCTTTATTATATTTTAAAATCTACAAAAAAATAAATCTACAAAACACAAAACTTCAATTATTAAGCACTCTAAAACAAATGTTCCAATACGGCCTGCCCATTTCTGCATCAATGATCTTTGGAAGTTTCGCTACCCAAATCTACTCATTTTTAATAGCCATCTACTTATCAAATCAGACAGTTGGAAACTACAACCTAGCCCTAAACTTCACAGTTATCGTAGCATTTTTTGTAACCCCTGTTCAAACCCTTCTATTCCCAGCCTTTTCAAAAATCGATTCAAAAAAAGAACCTCAAACCCTGCAAAGCGCATTTCAAAGCTCAGTAAAATACGCATCACTACTCGTAGTCCCGGCAGCTTTCATGGTAATGTCCTTATCACAACCTGCAATAGCAACACTATTTCCCGGAAAATACCAACAAAGCCCTATTTACCTTTCATTTTATCTAATATTATACATATACACCGCCTTTGGAAACCTAAGCAACCCAAACCTACTCAAAAGCCAAGGAGAAACAAAACTACACCTAAAACTAAGCATCATCAACGCCATCCTCGGATTAGTTTTAGCTTTCATCTTAATCCCCATCTTTGGAGTAATGGGATTAATCTCAACAATCCTAATCTCAGCCCTGCCTTACCTAATAATTTCAACATGGTGGATCAAAAAAGCATACAACGCCACAATAAACTACAAATCATCAGTCAAGATAATCGCTTCATCCTCTTTCTGTGCCGTATTAACCTACACTGCAATTTCTTTTCTCCAATTACCTGACTTTATACTATTAGCCTTGGGTGCAATAATCTATTTCATCTCATACATAATCATCACACCACTGATCGGTGCTATAACAAAAACCGACACACTAACCCTGAAGGAACTCATTAAATCCCTTGGACCTTTAGCCAAAATTTTAAACATACCCCTGAATATTATCGAAAAAATCGCAAAAAAATAA
- a CDS encoding HEPN domain-containing protein, translated as MQNPKQRLNWCLKQPKGIRLVTPSENLAKAYHKKAENALKSMEINAQAGLTDWAVSASYYAKYFAAYSSLSKIGVKSEIHDCTITLFEHIFCDSISSELLKDLRNSKKDRVEMQYYTQEIQVDLKQIIKKTKKFVLEIEKIIDDLTTEKITELQNKLKNLQQNRPQPQ; from the coding sequence ATGCAAAACCCTAAGCAACGCCTAAACTGGTGTCTAAAACAACCCAAAGGCATAAGATTAGTCACACCCTCCGAAAATTTGGCGAAGGCATACCACAAAAAAGCCGAAAACGCACTGAAATCTATGGAAATCAACGCCCAAGCAGGGCTAACTGACTGGGCAGTATCCGCCAGCTACTACGCCAAATATTTTGCAGCTTATTCATCACTCTCAAAGATCGGAGTCAAATCAGAAATACATGACTGCACAATAACCCTGTTTGAACACATATTCTGCGACTCCATCTCCAGTGAACTCCTAAAAGATCTAAGAAATTCCAAAAAAGACCGCGTGGAAATGCAATATTACACTCAGGAAATACAAGTAGACCTAAAACAAATCATAAAGAAAACCAAAAAATTCGTACTTGAAATCGAAAAAATAATTGATGACCTGACTACAGAAAAAATTACAGAACTGCAAAACAAACTCAAAAACCTGCAACAAAATAGACCGCAACCACAATAA